One stretch of Deltaproteobacteria bacterium DNA includes these proteins:
- a CDS encoding CoA-binding protein: protein MEDWRRNLIEDDEERLLGLLRSAHRIAVLGIKTEAARGQPAFYVPQALQQMGLQIVPVPVYYPEATQILGEKIYRRVADVPGELDIVDVFRRSRDVAAHLSDLLAKKPRAVWLQSGIRDDRTAEALARGGMLVVQDRCLMVDYRAVARSAAR from the coding sequence ATGGAAGACTGGCGCCGAAACCTGATCGAGGACGACGAGGAGCGGCTGCTCGGGCTGCTCCGCTCAGCGCACCGCATCGCGGTGCTCGGGATCAAGACGGAGGCCGCGCGCGGGCAGCCAGCCTTCTACGTGCCGCAGGCGCTGCAGCAGATGGGGCTGCAGATCGTGCCGGTGCCGGTCTACTACCCGGAAGCGACGCAGATCCTCGGTGAGAAGATCTACCGGCGCGTGGCCGACGTACCGGGCGAGCTCGACATCGTCGACGTCTTCCGCCGCTCCCGCGATGTCGCGGCGCATCTCTCCGACCTGCTGGCCAAGAAGCCGCGCGCCGTATGGCTGCAAAGCGGGATCCGCGACGACAGGACGGCGGAAGCGTTGGCCCGCGGCGGCATGCTGGTCGTCCAGGACCGCTGCCTGATGGTCGACTACCGGGCCGTGGCGCGCAGCGCCGCCAGGTAG
- a CDS encoding MBL fold metallo-hydrolase: protein MASITFLGAAQTVTGSRHLLTTASGKRILIDAGLFQGRKELRLRNWEPWTAGKLDAVILTHAHIDHTGFLPRLCAQGVVGRVVCTEATRELAWLLLPDSGHLQEEEARYANRRGYSKHQPALPLYTAADAEAAARRLEGFRYDVPVDVVDGVQVTFHQAGHILGSAFLDVRADGRRFLFSGDLGRYGTALLADPDDPVQADAMLLECTYGDRTHPPEPPGEELQAAILDAMKRGGPLLIPAFAIGRTQEILFLWRRLEHEGRIPKVPVFVDSPMATDATPLYLKHPEDQSPGMRELIARNVRPLQPARLQFVRGAAESAKLLERTGFFAVIAASGMVTGGRIVAHLERHLPDPETTVLLVGYQAEETRGRRLLDGARTLKLRGAVVPVRAKIAQMSGFSAHADWQEEDRWLARAPSPPGRVFLVHGERAALEAQRMRLSARGLRVQVPAPGEQVQLA, encoded by the coding sequence GTGGCCTCGATCACTTTCCTTGGCGCCGCCCAGACCGTCACCGGATCGCGCCACCTCCTCACCACGGCGTCGGGCAAACGCATCCTGATCGACGCGGGCCTGTTCCAGGGCCGCAAGGAGCTGCGCCTGCGAAATTGGGAACCGTGGACGGCGGGAAAGCTCGACGCCGTGATCCTGACGCACGCCCACATCGATCATACCGGCTTTCTTCCGCGCCTGTGCGCCCAGGGCGTGGTGGGACGGGTCGTGTGCACGGAGGCGACGCGCGAGCTCGCCTGGCTGCTGCTCCCCGACAGCGGGCACCTGCAGGAGGAGGAAGCGAGGTACGCGAACCGGCGCGGGTACAGCAAGCATCAGCCGGCTTTGCCGCTGTACACCGCCGCCGATGCCGAGGCCGCGGCGCGGCGGCTGGAAGGGTTCAGGTACGACGTTCCCGTCGACGTGGTCGACGGCGTCCAGGTCACCTTCCACCAGGCCGGCCACATTCTCGGCAGCGCATTCCTCGACGTCCGGGCCGACGGCAGGCGGTTCCTGTTCTCCGGCGACCTGGGCCGCTACGGGACCGCGCTCCTCGCCGATCCCGACGATCCCGTCCAGGCGGACGCGATGCTGCTGGAATGCACTTACGGCGACCGCACGCATCCGCCCGAGCCGCCCGGCGAGGAGCTCCAGGCCGCGATCCTCGACGCCATGAAGCGCGGCGGACCGCTCCTCATCCCCGCATTCGCCATCGGCCGCACGCAGGAGATCCTCTTCCTCTGGCGCCGGCTGGAGCACGAAGGGCGGATTCCGAAGGTACCGGTCTTCGTCGACAGCCCCATGGCTACGGACGCGACGCCGCTCTACCTGAAGCATCCAGAAGACCAGTCCCCCGGAATGCGCGAACTGATCGCCCGCAACGTGCGACCGCTCCAGCCGGCGCGGCTCCAGTTCGTCCGCGGAGCCGCGGAGTCGGCGAAGCTGCTCGAACGCACCGGGTTCTTCGCGGTGATCGCCGCGAGCGGAATGGTGACCGGAGGGCGGATCGTGGCGCATCTCGAGCGGCATCTGCCGGATCCGGAAACGACCGTCCTGCTCGTCGGATACCAGGCGGAGGAGACGCGCGGACGCAGGTTGCTCGACGGGGCGCGGACGCTGAAGCTTCGCGGCGCCGTCGTGCCGGTGCGGGCGAAGATCGCGCAGATGTCCGGCTTCTCTGCGCATGCGGACTGGCAGGAGGAGGATCGCTGGCTGGCGCGCGCTCCTTCGCCGCCTGGGCGCGTCTTCCTCGTCCACGGCGAACGGGCCGCCCTGGAGGCGCAGCGCATGCGGCTCTCCGCGCGAGGACTTCGTGTCCAGGTACCCGCGCCGGGGGAGCAGGTGCAGCTTGCGTGA
- a CDS encoding trypsin-like peptidase domain-containing protein, whose product MRALVIGLVLAHGVATAAQAKGKPAKPPAKPAAQPAHPPLCSGDYADALPPEKASSILDTAKQPFVFAIRNTATYEHVYYGRDGKLRRAYLRSLVHGTGFGYRIVNGETQLVTNEHVASQPDVTDDEHPVEGVPTGSKKVREQLKIVRDETDDYEPGHIVLAKVLSDPQADIAVLKARKQLGVMPYRIGRSSALRSGNLVQVRGFPLGAFQALNTGKVVNPMTLDTERGWNHADFMVDALLAAGNSGSPVFAVSCRSAEPELVGVYHAGYTDAAALNAVVAIDQLREELDTLKVPKRDPGLHNDITAQDRDRLVKQLSVEPTRSLTFPFGGRFVVVALADPQAIRFSILDDDYPLSTRESMALVDRGQNGFGTLDSVVVPVDGQSTEAPVHVLEGDVREHFDKLYESLWRQVLGVADYRMRLAKGKLSADAFADAQAARARLRKRTPEQKEILNICAFEADRANFGAARAVAAPGGAPVTAAEMGGGR is encoded by the coding sequence ATGCGTGCGCTCGTCATCGGTCTGGTGCTGGCGCACGGCGTCGCGACAGCGGCGCAAGCAAAGGGGAAACCGGCCAAGCCGCCGGCCAAACCGGCCGCTCAGCCTGCTCATCCGCCGCTCTGCTCGGGAGACTACGCGGACGCGCTGCCGCCGGAGAAGGCCTCCAGCATCCTGGACACGGCGAAGCAGCCGTTCGTGTTCGCCATCCGCAACACCGCAACCTACGAGCACGTCTATTACGGACGCGACGGCAAGCTCCGCCGTGCCTACCTGCGTTCGCTGGTGCACGGCACGGGCTTCGGATACCGGATCGTCAATGGCGAGACTCAGCTCGTGACCAACGAGCACGTCGCCAGCCAGCCGGACGTCACCGACGACGAGCATCCCGTCGAGGGGGTCCCGACGGGCTCGAAGAAAGTGCGTGAGCAGCTCAAGATCGTCCGCGACGAGACCGACGATTACGAGCCGGGCCACATCGTGCTCGCCAAGGTTCTCTCGGATCCGCAGGCGGACATCGCGGTGCTGAAGGCGCGAAAGCAGCTCGGCGTGATGCCGTACCGGATCGGGCGATCGAGCGCGCTGCGCTCCGGCAATCTGGTTCAGGTGCGCGGGTTCCCGCTCGGCGCGTTTCAGGCGCTCAACACCGGCAAGGTGGTCAATCCGATGACCCTCGACACCGAGCGCGGCTGGAACCACGCCGACTTCATGGTCGACGCGCTGCTCGCCGCCGGAAACAGCGGAAGTCCGGTCTTCGCCGTCTCCTGCCGCAGCGCGGAGCCCGAGCTGGTGGGCGTCTATCACGCCGGCTACACCGACGCCGCGGCGCTCAACGCGGTGGTGGCGATCGACCAGCTCCGCGAAGAGCTCGACACGCTGAAGGTGCCGAAGCGCGATCCCGGGCTGCACAACGACATCACTGCCCAGGATCGCGACCGGCTGGTGAAACAGCTCTCGGTCGAGCCTACACGGAGCCTGACCTTCCCGTTCGGCGGACGGTTCGTGGTGGTGGCGCTGGCGGATCCCCAGGCCATCCGCTTCTCGATCCTCGACGACGACTATCCGCTCTCCACGCGGGAATCGATGGCGCTGGTCGATCGGGGACAGAACGGGTTCGGGACGCTCGACTCGGTCGTCGTTCCCGTCGACGGCCAATCCACCGAGGCTCCCGTTCACGTGCTGGAGGGCGACGTCCGCGAGCACTTCGACAAGCTGTACGAGTCGCTGTGGCGGCAGGTCCTGGGCGTGGCCGATTACCGGATGCGGCTCGCCAAGGGCAAACTGAGCGCGGACGCTTTCGCCGACGCGCAGGCGGCGCGGGCACGGCTGCGCAAGCGCACCCCCGAGCAGAAAGAGATCCTGAACATCTGCGCGTTCGAGGCGGATCGCGCGAACTTCGGCGCCGCGAGAGCTGTGGCGGCGCCGGGCGGCGCGCCGGTGACCGCGGCGGAAATGGGTGGCGGCCGTTGA
- a CDS encoding imidazolonepropionase: MLIVEHARVATMAGPQAAEDDAPLAVVEDGAVACDGDRITWVGRTSAAPRGGERIDAQGALLAPGLIDPHTHLIFAGDRAREHARRLAGATYLQIAQAGGGIRSTVESTRAASDEDLLAAARERLARLVRSGVTTVEIKTGYGLSIEQELRLLRVARAAGHRAGCEVLPTLLALHAVPPESDRVEWVRQVVQELIPEAAREGARGCDSFLEKGAFDAGECRAALEAGAQAGLVCHLHADQLSASGGAQLAADLECASADHLERVTQPGIEALARAGTAAVLLPLAAWFLRDRAAQAKPFLDAGVTVALGSNINPGTQRIESVSMLLAAACLLTGLTPAQALWACTAGAAKALRLNDRGVLRTGLRADLVLFSCADAAHLPYHGGVEHARLVVHGGEVVHRVPTGAMPAC, from the coding sequence ATGCTGATCGTCGAACACGCGCGCGTCGCGACGATGGCGGGGCCGCAGGCGGCGGAAGACGACGCCCCGCTCGCGGTTGTCGAGGACGGCGCGGTGGCCTGCGACGGCGATCGCATCACCTGGGTGGGCCGCACCAGCGCAGCCCCGCGCGGCGGCGAACGGATCGATGCGCAGGGCGCCCTGCTCGCCCCCGGCCTGATCGATCCCCACACGCACCTGATCTTCGCCGGCGACCGCGCCCGCGAGCACGCGCGGCGCCTGGCGGGGGCGACCTATCTGCAGATCGCGCAGGCGGGCGGAGGAATCCGCAGCACGGTGGAATCCACGCGCGCGGCCTCCGACGAGGATCTCCTGGCGGCCGCGCGCGAGCGCCTCGCCCGCCTCGTGCGCAGCGGCGTCACTACCGTCGAGATCAAGACCGGTTATGGATTGAGCATCGAACAGGAGCTGCGCCTCCTGCGCGTCGCGCGCGCGGCCGGGCACCGGGCGGGCTGCGAGGTATTGCCCACGCTGCTGGCGCTGCACGCGGTGCCGCCAGAGTCCGACCGCGTCGAATGGGTGCGGCAGGTGGTGCAGGAGCTGATTCCGGAGGCGGCGCGCGAGGGCGCTCGCGGTTGCGACTCCTTTCTCGAGAAGGGCGCGTTCGACGCCGGGGAGTGCCGGGCCGCGCTGGAAGCGGGCGCGCAGGCAGGGCTGGTCTGCCACCTGCACGCGGATCAACTCAGCGCTTCGGGCGGCGCACAGCTGGCGGCGGACCTGGAATGCGCGAGCGCCGATCACCTGGAGCGGGTAACGCAGCCGGGGATCGAGGCGCTCGCGCGCGCAGGGACGGCGGCGGTGCTGCTGCCGCTCGCAGCCTGGTTCCTGCGCGATCGGGCGGCGCAGGCGAAGCCTTTCCTCGACGCCGGCGTGACCGTAGCGCTGGGCAGCAACATCAACCCGGGCACGCAGCGGATCGAGAGCGTCTCGATGCTGCTCGCCGCGGCGTGTCTGCTGACCGGGCTCACCCCAGCCCAGGCGCTCTGGGCCTGCACGGCGGGCGCAGCCAAGGCGCTGCGGCTCAACGATCGCGGCGTCCTGCGCACCGGACTGCGCGCCGATCTGGTCCTCTTTTCCTGCGCCGACGCGGCGCATCTGCCGTACCACGGCGGCGTCGAGCATGCGCGCCTAGTCGTTCACGGCGGCGAGGTCGTGCACCGGGTGCCTACCGGCGCAATGCCGGCGTGCTGA
- the hutU gene encoding urocanate hydratase yields the protein MAHAIRAARGVALSCRGWVQEAALRMLQNNLDPEVAEKPEELVVYGGSGKAARDWQSFERICATLRTLGEEETLLIQSGKPVGVLRTHPDAPRVLLANSNLVPKWATWDKFRELERAGLIMYGQMTAGSWIYIGTQGILQGTYETFAAAGRQHFGSDDLSGRLVVSAGLGGMGGAQPLAAAMCGATFLGVEVDPARARRRVEQGYLDVLSPSLDEALREAQRALERGEGRSIGVVGNAAEVLPEIVRRGLRPDLVTDQTSAHDPLNGYIPAGLSLEAAAELRARDPDEYQKRSLSSMARHVEAMLELRRRGSHVFDYGNNLRAFAQEGGVRDAFAYPGFVPAYIRPLFCEGQGPFRWVALSGDPQDILTTDRALLDAFPQKAHLRRWLTMAQKRVKFQGLPARICWLGYGERAKAGLIFNELVASGKVKAPIVIGRDHLDCGSVASPNRETEAMKDGSDAIADWPILNALVNAVNGASWVSFHHGGGVGIGYSLHAGQVIVADGTPAAAKRLERVLTSDPAMGVLRHADAGYEDAIQIARERGVQIPGLTR from the coding sequence ATGGCCCACGCGATCCGTGCCGCGCGAGGAGTCGCGCTCTCTTGCAGAGGCTGGGTGCAGGAAGCGGCGCTGCGGATGCTGCAGAACAACCTCGACCCGGAAGTGGCGGAAAAGCCGGAAGAGCTGGTGGTCTACGGCGGCAGCGGGAAGGCGGCGCGCGACTGGCAAAGCTTCGAGCGGATCTGCGCGACGCTGCGGACGCTGGGCGAAGAAGAGACGCTGCTGATCCAGAGCGGCAAGCCGGTGGGCGTGCTGCGCACGCATCCCGACGCGCCGCGAGTTCTGCTGGCGAACTCCAACCTGGTGCCGAAGTGGGCCACCTGGGACAAGTTCCGCGAGCTGGAGCGGGCCGGACTGATCATGTACGGGCAGATGACGGCCGGCTCCTGGATCTACATCGGCACGCAGGGGATCCTGCAGGGCACTTACGAGACCTTCGCCGCGGCGGGGCGGCAGCACTTCGGTTCCGACGATCTCTCCGGTCGCCTGGTGGTGAGCGCGGGCCTCGGCGGAATGGGCGGCGCGCAACCGCTCGCCGCGGCGATGTGCGGAGCGACGTTTCTCGGCGTCGAAGTCGATCCCGCGCGCGCGCGGCGCCGCGTCGAGCAAGGCTATCTCGACGTCCTCTCCCCTTCGCTGGACGAGGCGCTGCGCGAGGCGCAGCGCGCGCTGGAGCGCGGCGAAGGGCGGTCGATCGGAGTGGTCGGAAACGCCGCGGAGGTCCTCCCGGAGATCGTCCGGCGCGGGCTCAGGCCCGACCTGGTGACGGACCAGACCTCCGCGCACGATCCACTGAATGGATACATCCCCGCCGGTCTTTCCCTGGAGGCCGCCGCGGAGCTGCGCGCTCGCGACCCGGACGAGTACCAGAAGCGGAGCCTCTCCAGCATGGCGCGCCACGTGGAAGCGATGCTCGAGCTCCGGCGGCGCGGCAGCCATGTCTTCGACTACGGCAACAACTTGCGCGCGTTCGCGCAGGAAGGCGGCGTGCGCGACGCATTCGCCTATCCCGGTTTCGTTCCGGCCTACATCCGTCCGCTCTTCTGTGAGGGGCAAGGGCCGTTCCGGTGGGTGGCGCTCTCGGGTGACCCGCAGGACATCCTGACGACGGACCGCGCCCTCCTCGACGCGTTTCCGCAGAAGGCGCACCTGCGCCGCTGGCTGACGATGGCGCAGAAGCGGGTGAAGTTCCAGGGATTGCCCGCCCGCATCTGCTGGCTCGGTTACGGCGAGCGCGCGAAGGCAGGATTGATCTTCAACGAGCTCGTGGCGAGCGGGAAGGTGAAAGCGCCGATCGTGATCGGCCGCGACCACCTGGACTGCGGCAGCGTGGCGAGCCCCAATCGGGAGACAGAGGCGATGAAGGACGGTTCCGACGCCATCGCCGACTGGCCCATCCTGAACGCGCTGGTGAACGCGGTGAACGGCGCGTCCTGGGTCTCCTTCCATCACGGCGGCGGCGTCGGCATCGGGTACTCGCTGCACGCCGGCCAGGTGATCGTCGCGGACGGCACGCCGGCGGCGGCGAAGCGTCTCGAGCGGGTGCTGACGAGCGATCCGGCGATGGGCGTCCTCCGCCACGCCGATGCCGGGTACGAGGATGCCATCCAGATCGCCCGCGAACGCGGCGTGCAGATTCCCGGTCTGACGCGCTGA
- the hflB gene encoding ATP-dependent zinc metalloprotease FtsH, with protein sequence MAIGKPNPRGKKLDKPPGSGPRFGSPLVYVLLLLVGFLLLRSLFQDAGFQRVPYSRLLERVQSDGCQKVVLSNEWVKCYPKAGETKGELPWFAVRVAGDTTLVKTLQDKRIEYDAVSESGMSEMIWMLIVPIGIGLLFVSWLTRRMSGGMGGGPPGVMSFGKTKARVYMESNTGVTFKDVAGVDEAADELKEIVEFLKMPAKFRRLGGRIPKGVLLVGPPGTGKTLLARAVAGEAGVPFFSLSGSEFVEMFVGVGAARVRDLFQQAAAKAPAIIFIDELDAIGKSRNAGVFGGHDEREQTLNQMLAEMDGFDSRTALIVLAATNRPEILDPALMRPGRFDRQVLVDRPDRKGREEILRIHSREVKLGADVDLKLVAARTPGFAGADLANVVNEAALLAARKDRDKVVMADFMEAIERVVAGLEKKTRRMNEKEKEIVAYHESGHALVSSLCAHSEPVHKISIIPRGLAALGYTLQLPLEDRYLMSREELLDKMAGLMGGRAAEEIVVGSISTGASNDFKQATEIARLMVTEYGMSEALGPISYAERGRSPFLRTNDGMAGLTDKAYSERTQRRIDEEVSRLIEEAMQRARELIVRHRDALSRVAARLLQTEVIEGEELRRILAESGALPVEKQGPGAEAEREHRESA encoded by the coding sequence ATGGCGATCGGGAAGCCGAATCCGCGCGGGAAAAAGCTCGACAAGCCGCCCGGGTCGGGTCCGCGGTTCGGTTCGCCGCTGGTCTACGTTCTCCTGCTTCTGGTCGGTTTCCTGCTCCTGCGCTCGCTCTTCCAGGACGCCGGGTTCCAGCGCGTGCCGTACAGCCGCCTGCTCGAGCGCGTCCAGAGCGATGGCTGCCAGAAGGTCGTCCTCAGCAACGAATGGGTGAAATGCTATCCGAAGGCGGGCGAGACGAAGGGCGAGCTGCCCTGGTTCGCCGTGCGCGTCGCCGGTGACACGACGCTGGTGAAGACGCTGCAGGACAAGCGCATCGAGTACGACGCGGTTTCCGAGAGCGGGATGAGCGAGATGATCTGGATGCTGATCGTCCCCATCGGCATCGGCCTGCTCTTCGTCTCCTGGCTCACGCGGCGGATGTCCGGCGGCATGGGCGGCGGACCTCCCGGGGTGATGTCGTTCGGCAAGACCAAGGCGCGCGTCTACATGGAGTCGAACACCGGCGTCACCTTCAAGGACGTCGCCGGCGTCGACGAAGCCGCTGACGAGTTGAAGGAGATCGTCGAGTTCCTCAAGATGCCCGCGAAGTTCCGCCGGCTCGGCGGCCGCATTCCCAAGGGTGTGCTGCTGGTGGGCCCGCCCGGAACCGGCAAGACGCTCCTGGCGCGCGCCGTGGCCGGCGAGGCCGGCGTGCCCTTTTTCAGCCTCTCCGGGTCAGAGTTCGTGGAGATGTTCGTCGGCGTGGGCGCCGCGCGCGTGCGCGATCTCTTCCAGCAGGCCGCCGCCAAGGCGCCGGCCATCATCTTCATCGACGAGCTGGATGCCATCGGCAAGAGCCGCAACGCCGGCGTCTTCGGCGGACACGACGAGCGCGAGCAGACCCTGAACCAGATGCTGGCGGAGATGGACGGCTTCGACTCGCGCACCGCGCTGATCGTGCTCGCTGCCACCAACCGCCCGGAGATCCTCGATCCGGCGCTGATGCGTCCCGGCCGCTTCGATCGGCAGGTGCTCGTCGACCGGCCGGACCGCAAGGGGCGCGAGGAGATCCTCCGCATCCACTCCCGCGAGGTGAAGCTGGGCGCCGACGTCGATCTCAAGCTGGTCGCCGCGCGCACGCCGGGATTCGCGGGGGCCGATCTGGCGAACGTGGTCAACGAGGCCGCGCTGCTGGCAGCGCGCAAGGACCGCGACAAGGTGGTGATGGCCGACTTCATGGAGGCCATCGAGCGCGTGGTGGCGGGGCTGGAAAAGAAGACGCGCCGGATGAACGAGAAGGAGAAGGAGATCGTCGCCTACCACGAGTCCGGGCACGCTCTCGTGTCCAGCCTCTGCGCGCACTCCGAGCCGGTGCACAAGATCTCGATCATTCCGCGCGGACTGGCCGCTCTCGGGTACACCCTGCAGCTTCCGCTCGAGGATCGGTATCTGATGTCGAGGGAAGAGCTCCTCGACAAGATGGCGGGCCTGATGGGCGGCCGCGCAGCGGAGGAGATCGTGGTCGGTTCCATCTCCACGGGAGCCTCCAACGACTTCAAGCAGGCGACGGAGATCGCGCGGCTGATGGTGACGGAGTATGGGATGTCGGAGGCGCTGGGACCGATCAGTTACGCCGAGAGGGGCCGCTCGCCCTTCCTCCGGACCAACGACGGCATGGCCGGGTTGACGGACAAGGCGTACAGCGAGCGCACGCAGCGCCGCATCGACGAGGAGGTCTCCCGGCTCATCGAAGAGGCGATGCAGCGGGCGCGGGAGCTGATCGTCCGGCATCGCGACGCGCTGAGCAGGGTGGCCGCACGCCTGCTCCAGACGGAGGTGATCGAGGGCGAGGAACTGCGCCGGATCCTGGCCGAGTCCGGCGCGTTGCCAGTGGAGAAGCAAGGGCCTGGGGCAGAGGCGGAGCGCGAGCACAGAGAGAGCGCGTAA
- a CDS encoding VOC family protein, translated as MALKRNSKIFPHLWYAKEAEEAARFYASIFPDSRVDRVTTLQSETPSGPPGSVKVVDFTLFGQRFQAISAGPLDPFNHAISLVVACEDQAELDRYWNALLEGGTTEMCGWLRDKYGVSWQIVPAIFDEMMADSDAARSKRVTDAMLKMVKLDIAALKAAYDG; from the coding sequence ATGGCGCTGAAGCGGAATTCGAAAATTTTCCCGCATCTCTGGTACGCGAAAGAGGCCGAGGAGGCTGCGCGCTTCTATGCCTCCATCTTTCCTGATTCGCGGGTCGACCGCGTGACGACCCTGCAGAGCGAAACCCCCAGCGGGCCGCCGGGATCCGTGAAGGTGGTCGACTTCACCCTGTTCGGCCAGCGCTTCCAGGCGATCAGCGCCGGGCCGCTGGATCCATTCAACCACGCCATTTCCCTGGTGGTCGCCTGTGAGGATCAGGCAGAGCTGGATCGCTACTGGAATGCGTTGCTGGAAGGCGGCACCACGGAAATGTGCGGCTGGCTGCGCGACAAGTACGGCGTGAGCTGGCAGATCGTGCCCGCCATCTTCGACGAGATGATGGCAGACAGCGACGCGGCGCGGTCGAAGCGCGTAACGGACGCGATGCTGAAGATGGTCAAGCTGGACATCGCCGCGCTGAAAGCGGCTTACGACGGCTAG
- a CDS encoding (deoxy)nucleoside triphosphate pyrophosphohydrolase, translated as MPHRIRVVAAMIERDGKYLITQRRPTATLPLLWEFPGGRVEEGESDEAALARELKEEMEIDVDVGDRVIHVQHSYPHYDIDFRVYRCKLVRGDINHKKVHDHRWVSPQEMDQYEFPAADEKTVAQLLDLTH; from the coding sequence ATGCCACATCGGATCCGCGTCGTCGCCGCCATGATCGAGAGGGACGGCAAGTACCTGATTACCCAGCGCCGCCCGACGGCAACCCTGCCGCTCTTATGGGAATTCCCTGGCGGGCGCGTCGAGGAGGGCGAATCCGACGAGGCCGCGCTCGCGCGTGAGCTGAAGGAGGAGATGGAGATCGACGTCGATGTGGGCGACCGCGTGATCCACGTGCAACACAGCTATCCGCACTACGACATCGACTTCCGCGTATACCGGTGCAAGCTCGTGCGCGGCGACATCAACCACAAGAAGGTGCACGATCACCGCTGGGTCTCACCGCAGGAGATGGATCAGTACGAGTTTCCTGCAGCAGACGAGAAGACGGTCGCTCAGCTGCTCGATCTCACTCACTGA